One genomic window of Punica granatum isolate Tunisia-2019 chromosome 1, ASM765513v2, whole genome shotgun sequence includes the following:
- the LOC116187312 gene encoding receptor-like protein kinase BRI1-like 3: MRRRRRREPSWDLDAHSPGLLCFMVLLLFQQHAAAAGSRKLSGDDDGDGDDAVGLLAFKKSCVRSDPNGFLSDWKLDGSSQSPCSWTGVSCSNLTGRVESLNLENAGIIGTLNLPALLASLTALRFLNLQGNSFSAGDLSASVSSSCLLESLDLSSNNLSDPLPRNSFLFACSHLAYVNLSHNSIPGGALHIGSSLLQLDLSRNQISDSTFLTGFLTSCGNLNLLDLSGNKLTGKLGTTPSSCKSLSFLDLSNNQLSGEIPPSFVADSPAALRYLDLSHNNFSGSFSGLDFGSCGNLTSLNLSHNSLSDVHFPGSLRNCQLLETVDLSHNELGGMIPGNLLQDLKNLRLLFLSNNQFSGHIPPELALTCGILEELDLSANDLDGGLPLTFSLCSSLRSLDLGNNHLSGDFLETVVSNLSSLHYLRLPFNNITGLIPVALTRLPQLRVLDLSSNGFIGNVPSGFCSSSSYSPLLEKLQLPGNYLSGTVPSELGNCKTLRAIDLSFNSLSGEIPKEIWALPKLSDLIMWANNLTGEIPEGICRNGRNLETLILNNNLISGSIPQSIANCTNMVWVSLSSNRLTGSIHSGIGNLRNLAILQLGNNSLTGMIPMEIGNCRSLIWLDLNSNELTGPVPPELAKQAGLIMPGSVSGKQFVFVRNEGGTSCRGAGGLVEFEGIRRSRLESFPMVHSCSSTRIYSGMAVYTFGGNGSMIYLDLSYNSLSGTIPNNFGSMTYLQVLNLGHNTLTGLIPDSFGGLKEVGVLDLSHNNLEGTIPGSLGSLNFLNDLDVSNNNLSGLIPLGGQLSTFPASRYENNTGLCGLPLPPCGSGNRPDCPSNPSLGVRKQSFAAGIVIGILFFFICLFTVVALYRVKENQKKSGLEENKYVESSLASGSTNWKISSIHEPLSINVATFEKPLRKLTFADLLEATNGFSAESLIGSGGFGEVYKAKLRDGNVVAVKKLIHTTSQGDREFIAEMETIGKIKHQNLVPLMGYCKVGEERLLVYEYMKFGSLESVLHDHRINGRIPAPVKLDWAMRKRIAIGAARGLAFLHHSCIPHVIHRDMKSSNVLLDEHLEARVSDFGMARLVNALDTHLSVSTLAGTPGYVPPEYYQSFRCTTKGDVYSYGVVLLELLSGKRPIDPSKFGDDNNLVGWGKQLYRDNRSNEILDPELVVRKSGQAELYHYLRVALDCLDDRPYRRPTMIQVMSMFKELQVDSGSSDVLDGFSLKEAAIDESREKEP, from the coding sequence atgagaagaagaagaagaagagaaccATCATGGGACTTGGATGCACACTCCCCAGGGTTGCTCTGTTTCATGGTGTTGCTTCTGTTCCAACAGCATGCAGCAGCTGCAGGATCGCGAAAGTTGTCGGGAGACGATGACGGTGATGGTGATGATGCAGTTGGGCTGTTGGCTTTCAAGAAGTCCTGTGTTCGATCCGACCCGAATGGGTTCTTGTCTGATTGGAAACTAGATGGTAGTTCTCAGAGTCCATGTTCATGGACTGGGGTCTCCTGCTCTAATTTGACCGGCCGAGTCGAATCCCTGAACCTGGAGAACGCGGGCATCATCGGGACCCTCAACCTTCCTGCCCTCCTTGCCTCCTTGACCGCCCTTCGGTTTTTAAACTTGCAGGGCAATTCCTTCTCTGCCGGCGACCTCTCGGCCTCTGTCTCCTCCTCTTGCCTTCTCGAGAGCCTTGACCTGTCCTCCAACAATCTCTCAGACCCTCTTCCTCGGAATTCGTTCCTATTCGCTTGCAGCCACCTTGCTTATGTTAATCTCTCTCACAACTCAATCCCGGGCGGCGCACTTCATATTGGCTCCTCGCTTCTTCAGCTTGACCTCTCCCGGAATCAGATATCAGATTCCACCTTCTTAACTGGCTTCCTCACCAGTTGCGGCAATCTGAACCTGCTTGACCTGTCAGGGAATAAGCTCACCGGAAAGTTAGGGACTACTCCGTCGTCTTGCAAGAGCCTATCGTTTCTTGACCTGTCGAATAATCAACTATCCGGGGAGATACCTCCGAGCTTTGTTGCAGACTCCCCTGCAGCTCTCCGGTACCTCGATCTCTCTCACAACAACTTCTCCGGCAGCTTCTCGGGGCTCGACTTTGGTAGCTGTGGGAATCTGACCTCGCTCAATCTATCGCATAACAGCCTCTCTGACGTCCACTTTCCGGGCAGTTTAAGGAATTGTCAGCTTCTGGAGACCGTAGACCTCTCCCACAATGAGCTAGGAGGCATGATTCCTGGTAACTTGTTGCAAGATCTCAAGAATCTCAGGCTATTGTTTCTGTCCAACAATCAGTTTTCAGGTCATATCCCCCCAGAACTCGCGCTGACCTGTGgtatcctcgaggagcttgaTCTTTCCGCGAATGATCTCGATGGCGGCTTGCCCCTGACATTTAGCCTGTGCTCCTCTTTGCGGAGTCTTGATCTTGGGAACAATCATCTCTCTGGAGATTTTCTCGAGACAGTCGTAAGCAACCTCTCGAGTCTCCACTACCTCCGATTGCCATTCAACAACATCACCGGTCTCATTCCCGTGGCTCTGACTAGACTTCCTCAGCTACGGGTGCTCGACCTTAGCTCGAACGGCTTCATAGGGAATGTTCCTTCTGGGTTCTGCTCCTCTTCATCCTACTCGCCTTTGCTGGAGAAGTTGCAGCTCCCCGGGAACTACCTTTCAGGAACCGTGCCTTCAGAGCTCGGAAACTGCAAGACCCTGAGAGCCATCGATCTTAGCTTCAACAGCCTGAGCGGAGAAATCCCGAAGGAAATCTGGGCTCTGCCGAAACTCTCCGACCTCATTATGTGGGCCAACAATCTCACTGGCGAGATTCCTGAAGGAATTTGCAGGAACGGACGGAACCTCGAGACCTTGATTCTTAACAACAACCTCATCTCCGGCAGCATCCCTCAGTCCATTGCCAACTGCACGAACATGGTATGGGTATCTCTCTCGAGCAACCGCCTCACAGGATCAATCCACTCCGGAATCGGGAATCTTCGAAACTTAGCAATCCTCCAACTCGGCAACAATTCACTGACGGGAATGATTCCAATGGAGATAGGCAATTGTCGGAGCCTTATTTGGCTCGATTTAAACAGCAATGAGCTCACCGGTCCTGTCCCTCCAGAGCTCGCCAAGCAAGCCGGCCTCATAATGCCTGGAAGTGTCTCAGGGAAGCAGTTTGTATTCGTGAGGAACGAAGGCGGAACATCTTGCAGAGGAGCTGGTGGACTGGTCGAGTTTGAGGGGATCAGACGGTCAAGGCTGGAGAGCTTCCCAATGGTCCACTCTTGCTCATCAACTAGGATTTATTCGGGAATGGCGGTGTACACTTTCGGGGGCAATGGGAGCATGATATACCTCGATCTGTCGTACAACTCCTTATCAGGGACAATTCCCAACAACTTTGGATCTATGACCTATCTCCAGGTCCTGAACTTGGGGCATAACACTCTCACTGGATTGATCCCCGACTCTTTCGGGGGTCTGAAAGAAGTTGGCGTACTCGACCTCTCACATAATAACCTTGAAGGAACCATCCCCGGGTCCTTGGGGTCCCTCAACTTCCTCAATGATCTCGATGTATCGAACAACAACCTTAGTGGTCTCATCCCCTTGGGGGGTCAACTCAGCACCTTCCCAGCCTCGAGATATGAGAACAATACGGGCCTCTGCGGGTTGCCTTTGCCTCCCTGTGGCTCTGGGAACAGACCGGACTGCCCGTCAAATCCTTCTTTGGGGGTAAGAAAGCAGTCTTTTGCGGCCGGAATAGTCATCGGGATATTGTTCTTCTTCATTTGCTTGTTCACGGTGGTGGCCTTGTACCGAGTGAAGGAGAACCAGAAGAAATCGGGACTGGAAGAGAATAAGTATGTAGAGAGTTCCTTGGCTTCGGGGAGTACCAACTGGAAAATCTCGAGCATTCATGAGCCTCTGAGCATCAACGTAGCAACATTTGAGAAGCCTCTCCGAAAACTGACCTTTGCAGATTTACTTGAAGCGACAAATGGTTTTAGTGCGGAGAGTCTTATCGGGTCTGGAGGATTTGGGGAGGTCTACAAGGCAAAACTGAGAGATGGCAATGTAGTCGCGGTTAAGAAACTCATTCACACCACCAGTCAGGGGGACAGAGAATTCATAGCGGAAATGGAGACGATTGGGAAGATCAAGCACCAGAACCTGGTCCCCTTGATGGGCTACTGCAAGGTCGGAGAGGAGAGGCTCCTTGTGTACGAGTACATGAAGTTCGGGAGCCTTGAGTCTGTTCTTCATGATCATCGGATCAATGGAAGAATCCCTGCTCCTGTAAAGCTTGACTGGGCTATGAGGAAGAGGATCGCGATTGGGGCAGCCAGAGGACTGGCATTCCTTCACCACAGCTGCATCCCTCACGTCATTCATCGGGACATGAAGTCGAGCAATGTCCTATTGGATGAGCATCTCGAGGCTAGAGTTTCCGACTTTGGCATGGCAAGATTGGTCAATGCCCTCGACACCCACCTAAGCGTGAGCACCCTCGCAGGGACACCGGGATATGTTCCCCCGGAATATTACCAGAGCTTCCGCTGCACGACCAAGGGAGATGTCTACAGTTATGGGGTCGTACTCCTGGAGCTTCTTTCTGGGAAGAGGCCTATAGACCCGAGCAAGTTCGGTGATGATAATAACCTAGTTGGATGGGGGAAGCAGCTCTACCGAGATAATAGGAGTAATGAGATACTTGACCCGGAACTAGTGGTGAGAAAATCTGGTCAGGCCGAGCTGTACCATTATCTTAGGGTTGCATTGGATTGCCTCGACGACAGGCCTTACCGCAGACCAACAATGATTCAGGTGATGTCGATGTTTAAGGAGCTTCAGGTCGATTCTGGAAGCAGTGACGTCCTCGACGGATTCTCGCTGAAAGAAGCAGCCATTGATGAGTCCCGAGAAAAGGAACCTTAG